A single Candidatus Chlamydia corallus DNA region contains:
- a CDS encoding DUF562 domain-containing protein, protein MDSERVYAPLSQEYYCHSYLAELENDELRDSVLSAFLDPGNIASPDLQPVSVNVVSGVSEISIRFLCAVSSTHPEKNVLTIFCNYPETPNWDEVERESWIRRAKSKGYSYLNIFSYGSKGLNVDTQEILSNNTSGKSFTILLFEDPVSAADVRCLQLASEGICVSRMEEASDIYAAGCSFFAIKEAGWCVQKSHCNDCQYDPEIGEAPDNLTSRKEKHVTRLDEIIMSQPSRDLLRREHRDCIYACNTIAAEHNFLFSLDSAIRQALWNWKDPELRSLALEIKNKFFSLLEDPDFSAVSGPRLGSIKFRRLYSALQARAPKPFK, encoded by the coding sequence ATGGACTCAGAAAGGGTTTATGCCCCATTATCTCAAGAATATTATTGTCACTCGTACCTTGCTGAATTGGAAAATGATGAGCTACGTGATTCAGTACTTTCGGCTTTTTTAGATCCAGGTAACATAGCCAGCCCCGATCTTCAGCCCGTTTCTGTAAACGTTGTTTCTGGTGTTTCAGAAATATCGATAAGATTTTTATGTGCGGTTTCTTCTACGCATCCTGAAAAGAATGTCCTTACGATTTTTTGTAATTATCCCGAGACTCCAAATTGGGATGAAGTAGAAAGAGAATCATGGATTCGGCGGGCTAAGAGTAAGGGATATTCTTATTTAAATATTTTCTCGTATGGATCTAAAGGCCTCAATGTGGATACACAAGAGATACTAAGTAACAATACAAGTGGGAAATCGTTCACAATCCTTCTCTTTGAGGATCCCGTTAGTGCTGCAGATGTGCGTTGTTTGCAGCTAGCTTCGGAAGGGATTTGCGTCTCTAGAATGGAAGAGGCTTCGGATATCTATGCCGCTGGATGTTCATTTTTTGCAATAAAAGAAGCTGGATGGTGCGTCCAAAAAAGCCACTGTAACGACTGTCAGTACGATCCAGAGATAGGGGAAGCTCCTGATAATCTTACTTCTCGCAAAGAAAAACATGTTACCCGTCTTGATGAGATCATAATGAGCCAGCCTTCGCGAGACTTGTTGAGAAGAGAACATCGCGATTGTATCTATGCGTGCAATACTATCGCTGCAGAACATAATTTCCTATTTTCGTTAGACTCTGCAATACGCCAGGCTCTCTGGAACTGGAAAGATCCAGAACTTCGCTCCCTGGCTCTAGAAATTAAAAATAAATTTTTTAGTTTGCTGGAAGACCCAGATTTTTCTGCAGTGTCTGGACCTAGACTAGGGTCTATAAAATTCCGGCGCCTATATTCTGCTTTGCAAGCGCGGGCTCCTAAACCTTTTAAATAA